One Calditrichia bacterium DNA window includes the following coding sequences:
- a CDS encoding response regulator — MKNLLDNFQSQTVNILIVDDRQENLTAMESVLAAPDRQLFLADSGYKALELLLENDFALVLLDVQMPEMDGFETAKLMRGAERTRHIPIIFVTAISKDERHIFEGYTAGAVDYIFKPVDPQILISKVDIFVDLFRQKELLKIKNVQLKMQMDMLQQAKDDAIRANRAKSVFLANMSHEIRTPMNGIIGMSNLLLETHLSKEQLEYSEMILHSADSLLKIINDILDFSKIEAQKLELTTFPFEIRKLIHETLRALSFRALEKNIALLYHISDEIPQVVIGDPDRLRQILINLIGNSIKFTENGFVYVSITPEWQNDDQICLKLNITDTGIGIPPEKQENIFDAFTQVDNSISRKFGGTGLGLAISSQLVVLMNGKIWVESPANHNTENTYTIVQEGKLSEKPTDFLKQNPETPGSSFIFTIVLKQAIDETESADDHLPDLTTMDHPENTQSLHILLAEDNHVNQKLAYRVLEKMGHSIEIAENGQIALDLFKNDAFDLILMDVMMPEMDGLTATRNIREMEKNQNKHIPIIALTANAIKGDKEECLLAGMDGYVAKPLRIDELKHVISQVVAGKTVR, encoded by the coding sequence ATGAAGAACCTATTGGATAATTTTCAAAGTCAAACTGTAAATATTTTAATTGTCGATGATCGCCAGGAAAATTTGACTGCGATGGAGAGCGTACTGGCTGCACCCGATCGCCAATTATTTTTGGCTGACTCCGGTTACAAAGCGCTGGAATTGCTGCTGGAAAACGACTTTGCATTGGTGTTGCTCGATGTTCAAATGCCGGAAATGGATGGATTTGAAACCGCAAAGCTGATGCGCGGAGCAGAGCGCACCCGCCATATTCCCATTATTTTTGTTACGGCAATCAGCAAAGATGAGCGCCATATTTTTGAAGGCTATACCGCCGGCGCGGTCGATTACATTTTTAAACCCGTTGATCCGCAAATCCTGATCAGCAAAGTTGATATTTTTGTTGATTTGTTTCGCCAAAAAGAGCTGCTGAAAATCAAAAACGTCCAGCTTAAAATGCAAATGGATATGCTCCAGCAGGCAAAAGACGATGCTATCCGGGCGAATCGCGCAAAAAGCGTTTTTTTGGCGAATATGAGCCACGAAATTCGCACACCGATGAACGGCATCATCGGGATGAGCAACCTGCTTCTGGAAACCCATCTTTCGAAGGAACAGCTCGAATACAGCGAAATGATCCTCCACTCCGCAGATTCGCTGCTCAAAATAATCAACGATATTCTCGATTTTTCCAAAATAGAAGCCCAAAAACTGGAGCTAACCACGTTTCCTTTCGAAATCCGCAAATTGATTCACGAAACATTGCGTGCACTCAGTTTCAGGGCTTTAGAGAAAAACATTGCGCTTTTATACCACATTTCTGATGAGATTCCTCAAGTGGTAATCGGTGATCCGGACCGGCTGCGCCAAATACTTATCAATCTGATTGGCAATTCCATCAAGTTCACGGAAAACGGTTTTGTTTATGTTAGCATTACACCGGAATGGCAAAATGACGACCAAATTTGTTTGAAATTAAACATCACCGATACGGGAATCGGCATACCGCCGGAAAAGCAGGAAAACATTTTCGATGCGTTTACCCAGGTTGACAATTCCATTTCCCGCAAATTTGGCGGAACAGGTTTGGGGCTGGCAATTTCTTCGCAACTGGTCGTGTTGATGAACGGAAAAATTTGGGTTGAGAGTCCGGCAAATCATAACACTGAAAATACATATACTATCGTTCAGGAAGGCAAATTAAGCGAAAAACCGACCGATTTTTTGAAACAGAATCCAGAGACACCCGGCAGCAGTTTCATTTTCACAATTGTGCTGAAACAAGCGATTGACGAAACAGAATCTGCGGATGATCATTTGCCAGATTTAACGACCATGGATCACCCGGAAAATACCCAATCGCTGCATATTTTGCTGGCGGAAGATAATCACGTCAATCAAAAACTCGCGTATCGTGTGCTGGAAAAAATGGGGCATTCCATAGAAATTGCCGAAAACGGCCAAATAGCACTCGATTTGTTCAAAAATGATGCCTTCGATTTGATTTTGATGGATGTGATGATGCCGGAAATGGATGGGCTGACCGCAACCCGCAACATCCGCGAAATGGAAAAAAATCAAAACAAGCATATTCCCATTATTGCCCTAACCGCAAACGCGATCAAAGGCGACAAAGAAGAATGTTTGTTGGCCGGAATGGACGGATATGTGGCGAAACCGTTGCGGATAGACGAATTGAAGCATGTGATTTCGCAAGTTGTAGCAGGAAAAACCGTTAGATAG
- a CDS encoding substrate-binding domain-containing protein gives MHYKKMNIWVGIFGLCMLFNLNAGEPSDFVVIVHKSNPIKVLDKNKLSEIFLKKVQVWENNEMILPIELKEDAPVRITFSTKIHEKKVSKIKAYWQKQIFSGRGIPPPEKANDLEILKYIEENPNAIGYVSTKTNIADFPVVAISIE, from the coding sequence ATGCACTATAAAAAAATGAACATCTGGGTTGGTATTTTTGGCCTTTGCATGCTGTTTAATTTAAATGCAGGGGAACCGTCAGATTTTGTTGTAATTGTCCATAAGTCCAACCCTATCAAAGTATTAGACAAAAACAAGTTATCTGAAATATTTCTGAAGAAGGTTCAAGTCTGGGAAAATAACGAGATGATTTTGCCCATCGAACTTAAAGAAGACGCACCGGTTCGCATAACTTTTTCAACCAAAATTCATGAAAAAAAGGTTTCCAAAATTAAAGCCTACTGGCAAAAACAGATTTTTTCCGGCCGGGGGATTCCGCCACCGGAAAAAGCAAACGATTTGGAAATTTTGAAATATATCGAAGAAAACCCGAATGCTATCGGCTATGTATCGACAAAAACCAACATCGCGGATTTCCCGGTAGTCGCCATTTCGATCGAGTAA